The Parambassis ranga chromosome 4, fParRan2.1, whole genome shotgun sequence genome includes the window ACCCTCCAACCATGGCAGAAGAGGGAGGCCGCCACTGGACAGACGACGAGGTGCGAGCACTGCTGTGCATCTGGGCCGACAGGGGTGTTCGGGAGCGTTTGAAAAGCACGCTACGCAACAAGTCCATCTTCCAGGAAATGGCCCGTCAGATGCAGAGAAAATTTGGAGTGATACGTAACTGGAAACAATGTCGAACAAAATACAAGAACTTGAAATATGACTACAAGACTGCTAAAAGCGCACACTCTGCTGGAAGCAGCAGCCTAGGGAGCCCGGGGAAGTACATGAAGTTTTTTGATGAGGTTGAAGCACTTCTGCTGGACCACGGGCTGGAAAACGggacttttgaaatgcaaaagAGGTTGTATAGTGAAGAAATTGGAACAGGGATGATGCAAACACCTGCGGGACAGACGTCGGGCTCAGAAAACGAGGTTGTCATAGAAATTGATGATGGTATGTATTCAAGTCTGTGATGTACATAGCAGGTGTGAAGGCTTCAGGgaaatcatttattcatttcattcacaGATGACAACAGTGATGATTATGACATGGATGGAGACATGGAAGCAAACTGGAGAGGTGCAGGTAGGCCAAAATTAATGTGCCGCAAcacctgagttttttttttttttagctgcatAAATAACCTTCACTTTTCTTACTGTGTGCTTCGTTCATCTTCATGTCCAGATTCATCCACCTCTGACCACCTCCATGTAGTCATGGTGTCAGACACAGGCCGAAACTGGAGTGATCAAGAAGTAAAAGCACTGATTCAAGTCTGGTCTGACGAACGCATATGCAAGCAGCTGGAGAGCTCAACCAGAAAGAGGGACATCTTTGTGCAGATCTCCAGCAGGTTAATGCAACAAGGCATTGAACGTGACTGGAAACAGTGCCACACCAAGTACAAAAACCTCAAGTACCTTTACAGATCCCTCCAAAGGGGCAAGACTGACGAGGCTGACTCACGCCGCATCATGAGGTTCTATGATGAAGTGGATGCAATTATGAATCACGCAAATAACGTCTCAGCGCATGACACAAGACCTGCCGACTCTGAATCCAGCAGTCTTACTATGTTGGAGGGTTGTGAGGAGAACAATCATGCAGATGAGACCAAGTCAAACACAGCAACAGCTACAGTGAGCTCTGTGGATGAAAGAACTTGTAGCTCTGATTCTGTCTCCTCTGTAATTACCAATGTTGCGACAAACACTGAGTCGAAACCGCCTTTAATCAAGGAGCAGCGCCTGGATCAACAAAACAGACTGACAAGTGAGCTGGGTATTATCATTGTTGATGTCAAAGCCTTCTATTGAAAACAATATACACAAAATATTAAGTATAATCACTTAAACAAGCCAAAAAAGGCTTATATCAATTAGGAAATCTGTTACCAACTTGCTAATGCACAATTTAATTATCACATAACTTTAAAGTGGTCTTATTTATTTCTAATCTTAGTGAACTGGCCCTTTAAACGTTCATCAATGAAAAACCATTTCATTTATAAAATAATGTCACATGCAGAGAGTGAGACATCTATGAATCAACACATCTTACAGCCTGCCTAACCTTTAACTGTCCTATGTTTACATTAGCGTTTGCAGGTACTTTTGACActaagacagaaaaagaggaaaccTATTCAGCAAACAGAGGACTGAAGAGGAAAGCGGTGGATCAAGGTCAGAAATGTGCCTCCTTCTGTAACCACTTTGCACATGATCCACAATTGACTGAAGCCCAGTCATTCTGGTCCCAGTCTCATGATCTGCCTCATAATGAAATTAAGTATAAGAGTAGGGTTGGAGTAACAAAAGGCATCTCATATCACGCCGGTCCAGAGTAATATCAGAACTAAAATAGTAACTTTGCATgtctacaaaaacacaacatattcatgcaaacaaaaacaacttttatgGGTTTCTTTCAGACCTCCACCCACCAACAAAAAAGCTGCACCCTGACCCTTGCTTTGCTGTTCCAGTGGAGCCCCAGTGCAAAGAAGAGCAGGATTACTACCCAATAATAAATATCAATTCAGTCTGTTCAATGGCTTCCACTTCTCCATCCCCAGAGGAACAGGTAAAAATCTGCTACTGCAGTGATCCACGTGATCAGCAGCACCAAACTTCATATACCTGTAGAAACCACACAGCTCCAAATATGCAGCACTTATATAGCAGTGTGTCATCTGTTAAGACATGCAGCAACTTGATTAATCGATCTGGTTTTCTTACTTTAAagttaaattcattatatttttattttagtcagtCCATgttattttgattgtgttgttcAGTCAAGCAAAACAAGTACTTTGTGTCAGGGAGTGTTTTCTTCAAAGCTGTCACGCGTGTACGCgcctttcctt containing:
- the paics gene encoding bifunctional phosphoribosylaminoimidazole carboxylase/phosphoribosylaminoimidazole succinocarboxamide synthetase isoform X4, whose amino-acid sequence is MAEEGGRHWTDDEVRALLCIWADRGVRERLKSTLRNKSIFQEMARQMQRKFGVIRNWKQCRTKYKNLKYDYKTAKSAHSAGSSSLGSPGKYMKFFDEVEALLLDHGLENGTFEMQKRLYSEEIGTGMMQTPAGQTSGSENEVVIEIDDDDNSDDYDMDGDMEANWRGADSSTSDHLHVVMVSDTGRNWSDQEVKALIQVWSDERICKQLESSTRKRDIFVQISSRLMQQGIERDWKQCHTKYKNLKYLYRSLQRGKTDEADSRRIMRFYDEVDAIMNHANNVSAHDTRPADSESSSLTMLEGCEENNHADETKSNTATATVSSVDERTCSSDSVSSVITNVATNTESKPPLIKEQRLDQQNRLTTFAGTFDTKTEKEETYSANRGLKRKAVDQDLHPPTKKLHPDPCFAVPVEPQCKEEQDYYPIININSVCSMASTSPSPEEQDCPGPTSIMAAKSELNIGQKLNEGKTKQIFEVVDQPGLVLVQSKDQITAGNAVRKDQMEGKAAIANKTTSCVFQLLQESGIKTAFVKQHSDTAFIAAHCEMIPIEWVCRRVATGSFLKRNPGVKEGYRFTPLKMEMFFKDDANNDPQWSEEQLLEAKFCLAGLTVGQCEVDIMNRSTVAIFEILEKAWATQNCTLVDMKIEFGVNVKTQEIVLADVIDNDSWRLWPAGDRSQQKDKQVYRDLKEVTPEAMQMVKRNFEWVSERVKLLLEPQASGRVVVLMGSTSDMAHCERIRKACSSYGIPCILRVTSAHKGPDETLRIKAEYEGDGTPTVFVAVAGRSNGLGPVMSGNTAYPVINCPPLTPDWGAQDVWSSLRMPSGLGCSTVLSPEAAAQFAAQIFGLTNHLVWCKLRASMLNTWVSLKQADKKLQACSI